A single Rhopalosiphum padi isolate XX-2018 chromosome 4, ASM2088224v1, whole genome shotgun sequence DNA region contains:
- the LOC132931056 gene encoding transmembrane protein 62-like, translating to MNLTNRLIWFLQISDLHLSIFHDWERVTELKEFCELTLDTIKPVAVLASGDLTDAKKKDGIGSTQYEGEWLAYHNVLTSGKVSEKTKWLDIRGNHDSFDVNNLDSPKNFYRKYSVQGQSHPRSYKYKVTNNDGMSLNMIAVDACLDPGPKRPFNFIGNLDEYEILELQSLANNTKDPIVWFGHYPTSCIFTPGIKNVRSIIGENPMSIVYLCGHLHTLGGLVPQMYTMQNEGFAELELGDWKDGRTFRLLAFDQGSFSFIDIRHGQWPIILVTNPKIPWLTIRNMETEEDRKANIKYIRILAFSVDPIKHVLIRIDKEYKWRNCSNVESSPLYIIEWNYNTYSSGLHTLNVRVEDIQGRKHEINHPFSLDNSKPALKIFSQWPLNVYFPDVLLMMFVIASLANLLPLIVYRFVSKCTKYRINYNVKLSPIKRYSRKMILLSSVNRIFYTLLLFYIYLCIGPWAVGELVTDLIGWVFPWGIYIKGKLIKDSFIYAYGFRHILTFQLPLNFILSHRLDKRMQSLPNTQYTFITSPYIYVDMIFFFLISWQVVCCLWFFGAYGWIATIFGPLKTWSIFIALWLWNETRRITINEIRYATGNGVMEKLNTN from the exons ATGAATCTTACAAATAGACTGATTTGGTTCCTACAG ATTTCAGATTTACATCTTAGTATTTTCCACGATTGGGAACGCGTAACCGAGCTCAAAGAATTTTGTGAATTAACTTTGGATACCATTAAGCCTGTAGCTGTATTAGCGAGTG gAGATCTAACtgatgcaaaaaaaaaagatggtATTGGATCAACACAATATGAAGGAGAATGGTTAGCATATCACAATGTATTGACATCTGGGAAAGTTTCTGAAAAAACTAAATGGTTAGACATTCGTGGAAATCATG atagttTTGATGTAAACAATTTAGATTCTCCAaaaaatttttaccgaaaatatTCTGTACAAGGCCAGTCTCATCCTCGATCATACAAATACAAAGTTACAAATAATGACGGAATGAGTCTTAATATGATTGCAGTTGATGCTTGCTTGGATCCTGGACCAAAGAgaccatttaattttattggaaaCTTGGATGAATATGAAATACTTGAATTGCAATCTTTAGCAAATAATACCAAAGATCCTATTGTATGGTTTGGTCATTATCCAACTTCGTGCATATTTACACcaggaattaaaaat GTTAGGTCAATTATAGGTGAAAATCCAATGTCTATTGTATACTTATGTGGTCATTTACATACATTGGGTGGTTTAGTGCCACAAATGTATACAATGCAAAATGAAGGATTTGCAGAGTTAGAATTAGGTGATTGGAAAGATGGAAGAAC GTTTAGATTATTAGCATTTGATCAAGgttcattttcatttattgaCATACGTCATGGTCAATGGCCAATTATATTAGTCACTAATCCGAAAATACCATGGCTTACTATACGAAATATGGAAACTGAAGAAGATCGAAaggcaaatattaaatatataag aaTATTAGCCTTTTCGGTTGATCCTATTAAACACGTACTAATACGAATTGATAAGGAATATAAATGGAGAAATTGTAGTAATGTTGAAAGTAGTCCTCTTTATATAATCGAAtggaattataatacatattcaagTGGATTGCATACattaaat GTTAGAGTGGAAGATATTCAAGGGCGTAAACATGAAATTAACCATCCTTTTTCTTTAGATAATTCTAAACCAGCTCTAAAAATTTTTTCACAATGGCCACTTAACGTTTATTTTCCTGACGTG TTACTTATGATGTTTGTGATTGCATCTTTGGCTAATCTGTTGCCGCTTATAGTTTATCGATTTGTTAGCAAATGCACAAAAT atagaatcaattataatgtaaaattatcgCCGATCAAGAGATACTcaagaaaaatgattttattgtcAAGCGTGAATCGTATATTTTACACGTtgcttttattttacatttatttgtgtatag GTCCTTGGGCTGTTGGAGAACTTGTAACTGACTTAATAGGTTGGGTTTTTCCTTGGGGAATTTATATCAAGGGAAAACTTATAAAGGATTCTTTTATATATGCATATGGTTTTAGACAC attttaacttttcaattgcctcttaattttatacttagtcACCGACTTGATAAAAG aatgcaATCATTGCCAAATACCCAATACACGTTTATTACTTCACCATATATTTATGTggatatgatttttttctttcttataAGTTGGCAAGTTGTGTGTTGTCTATGGTTTTTTGGAGCATATGGTTGGATAGCTACTATATTTGGCCCATTAAAAACATGGTCAATATTTATTGCACTTTGGCTTTGGAATGAAACACGAAGAATTACTATAAATGAGATACGATATGCTACAGGCAATG GAGTAATGGaaaaactaaatacaaattaa
- the LOC132931059 gene encoding magnesium transporter NIPA2, giving the protein MDKEEAIRMYDMTDYYIGLGLALFSSGFIGASFIIKKKALVQISLGSGRRAANGGYGYLSNWLWWFGLSMMAFGEVFNFAAYAFAPASVVTPLGALSVIVAAILSSKYLNEQLNLLAKIGCFMCIIGSTVMVIHSPKEEEVDTLEDLLQKLTEPGFIIYTSIMLIIISSIFFYFGPRYGSSNVVVYVIMCSTSGSLTVMWCKGLGLAIRETISGQSEFTNWLTYMFIVLLITFVCIQMNYLNKALDTFNTSVVTPVYYVMFTTLVITASAILFKEWEHLQLNDIIGIICGFLITVTAIFMLNTFRDLDMSRSHFAWRTRQPVTRKSTIEESAQTSALIKNNTQYGTRNV; this is encoded by the exons ATGGACAAGGAAGAAGCAATTAGAATGTATGATATGACTGATTATTATATTGGTCTTGGACTTGCTTTGTTTTCGAGTGGTTTTATTG GAGCGagttttattataaagaaaaaagcCCTTGTTCAAATATCATTAGGAAGTGGACGCAGAGCAGCTAATGGTGGCTATGGATACTTAAGTAATTGGTTATGGTGGTTTGGATTATCAATga tggCATTTGGAGAAGTATTTAACTTTGCTGCTTATGCTTTTGCCCCAGCTTCAGTGGTTACACCACTAGGTGCACTTAGTGTCATTGTTGCAGCAATATTATCTTCAAAGTATTTAAATGAACAGCTGAATTTATTGGCAAAG atcgGTTGCTTTATGTGTATTATTGGTTCTACAGTGATGGTAATTCATTCTCCAAAAGAAGAAGAAGTTGACACCCTTGAAGATTTATTACAGAAACTTACAGAACCTG GTTTCATCATATATACAAGCATAATGTTGATTATAATTTCCTCAATATTCTTCTATTTTGGTCCACGCTATGGTTCATCAAATGTTGTAGTTTATGTTATAATGTGTTCAACTAGTGGTTCATTAACTGTTATGTGGTGTAAAGGACTTGGACTTGCTATAAGAGAAACAATATcag gtCAAAGTGAATTCACAAATTGGTTAACTTATATGTTTATTGTCTTGCTGATTACATTTGTATGTATACAAATGAACTATTTGAACAAAGCCTTAGACACTTTCAACACAAGTGTTGTTACACCAGTTTATTATGTCATGTTCACAACTCTAGTAATAACAGCCTCTGCTATACTATTCAAGGAATGGGAACATCTACAGTTAAAT gACATTATTGGAATTATTTGTGGATTCCTTATAACTGTGACTGCAATATTTATGTTGAATACATTCCGTGATTTGGATATGTCACGTAGTCATTTTGCATGGCGAACTCGTCAACCAGTTACAAGGAAATCTACAATTGAAGAAAGTGCTCAAACTTCTGcccttattaaaaataatacacaatatggtACAAGAAATGTTTGA
- the LOC132930636 gene encoding cytidine deaminase-like, giving the protein MDSAFAENTSRLKPLNELNSEDRLLISMCTLAREKAYVPYSNFKVGAALRCDDGTIFSGCNVENASYGLAICAERTAIVKAVSEGKTKFTTIAIAGLNKNQFVPPCGACRQVLSEFNNPNNDMIVYLYKPEGTNVIMTSVSELLPLDFKFNF; this is encoded by the exons ATGGATTCTGCTTTTGCTGAAAATACAAGTAGACTTAAGCCACTCAatgaattaa ataGTGAAGATCGACTTTTAATATCGATGTGCACTTTGGCTAGGGAGAAAGCATATGTTCCATACAGCAACTTCAAAGTTGGTGCTGCCTTACGATGTGATGATGGTACCATATTCTCAGGCTGTAACGTTGAAAATGCTTCGTATGGGCTTGCAATATGTGCTGAACGTACAGCTATCGTGAAAGCTGTAAGTGAAGGAAAAACTAAATTCACTACAATTGCAATTGCTGGattgaataaaaatcaatttgttcCCCCTTGTGGTGCTTGTAGACAAGTATTAAGTGAATTTAATAATCCTAATAATGACatgattgtttatttatataaaccggAGGGTACTAATGTTATTATGACAAGTGTTTCTGAGTTACTTCCattggattttaaatttaatttttaa